The segment TTCCTCGCTGAGGAAAGTGGCGAATCGGGAACCCAAAAAGAGGGGGTCTTATGGGTGATCGATCCTATTGATGGAACGGTCAATTTTGCCCATAAAATTCCGATGTTTTCGGTGAGCATCGCCGCTGCTTTTCAGGGAGATATCCTCGCCGGAGTGGTCTATAATCCGATGACCGACGAGCTCTTTATTGCTGAAAAGGGGATGGGAACGTTCCTCAATGGAGAAAAACTCAAAGTCACCGAGACGGCGGTTATCGACAGCGCCATCGCTGCAACCGGTTTTCCCTATAATGTGCATGAAAATCCCCTCTCTTGCTTGGATCATTTTAACACATTTGCTAAGATGGAGATTCCCATTCGACGGATCGGGTCGGCAGCTCTTGATTTAGCTTACCTGGCAGCAGGCCGTTTTGACGCCTTCTGGGAGGCCTCTTTAAGACCCTGGGACTATGCTGCAGGAAAACTCCTGATCGAAGAAGCAGGAGGCACCTTTACCAACTTTGAGGGTAGCCCCTATACCTCTTTAGAAGAGGGACCCGTGATCGCCTCGAATGGACTCCTGCACGAGCAGATGAGTAAGAGGATTAATACCAAATCGGAAAAATAACTTGGTAAATTGAGCTTGGCCTTTTCGGTTAAAACTGCATTTTCGATCTCACTAACCAACAAGTGGTTACA is part of the Candidatus Neptunochlamydia vexilliferae genome and harbors:
- a CDS encoding inositol monophosphatase family protein, giving the protein MPNELDLPNLLRSRLTMVATLAALQAGEVLKKGFGTEMRFENKEGRHNIVTEWDKKVEETIIKTIKTHFPEHAFLAEESGESGTQKEGVLWVIDPIDGTVNFAHKIPMFSVSIAAAFQGDILAGVVYNPMTDELFIAEKGMGTFLNGEKLKVTETAVIDSAIAATGFPYNVHENPLSCLDHFNTFAKMEIPIRRIGSAALDLAYLAAGRFDAFWEASLRPWDYAAGKLLIEEAGGTFTNFEGSPYTSLEEGPVIASNGLLHEQMSKRINTKSEK